In a single window of the Lagenorhynchus albirostris chromosome 19, mLagAlb1.1, whole genome shotgun sequence genome:
- the IRX3 gene encoding iroquois-class homeodomain protein IRX-3, which translates to MSFPQLGYQYIRPLYPPERPGAAAGGGSAGARGGPGAGASELAASGSLSNVLSSVYGAPYAAAAAAAAAAQGYGAFLPYAAELPIFPQLGTQYELKDSPGVQHPAAATAFPHPHPAFYPYGQYQFGDPSRPKNATRESTSTLKAWLNEHRKNPYPTKGEKIMLAIITKMTLTQVSTWFANARRRLKKENKMTWAPRSRTDEEGNAYGSEREEEDEEEDEEDSKRELELEEEELGGEEEDTGGEGLADDEEDEEIDLENLDGAAAGPELALPGAAHRDGDLGLEPTSDSKNSDSDDSSEGLEERPLPVLSLAPVPPPVAATPPSPPSPSAGLDPCAPAPAPASALQKPKIWSLAETATSPDNPRRSPPGAGGSPPGAAVAPPALQLSPAAAAAAQRLVSAPLGKFSAWTNRPFPGPPPGPRPHPHPLSLLGSAPPHLLGLPGAAGHPAAAAAFARPAEPEGGTDRCSALEVEKKLLKTAFQPVPRRPQNHLDAALVLSALSSS; encoded by the exons ATGTCCTTCCCCCAGCTCGGATACCAGTACATCCGCCCGCTCTACCCACCCGAGCGCCCGGGGGCCGCCGCCGGCGGTGGCAGCGCTGGGGCACGGGGCGGCCCGGGAGCCGGAGCCTCAGAGCTGGCTGCCTCGGGGTCCCTGTCCAACGTACTCTCGTCCGTGTACGGGGCGCCCTACGccgcggcggcagcggcagccgCAGCCGCCCAAGGCTACGGCGCCTTCCTGCCCTACGCGGCCGAGCTGCCCATCTTCCCGCAGCTG GGCACGCAGTATGAGCTGAAGGACAGCCCGGGGGTGCAGCATCCGGCCGCGGCCACCGCGTTTCCTCACCCGCATCCCGCCTTCTACCCATACGGCCAGTACCAGTTCGGGGACCCGTCCCGTCCCAAGAACGCCACCCGGGAGAGCACTAGCACGCTGAAGGCCTGGCTGAACGAGCACCGCAAGAACCCCTACCCCACCAAGGGCGAAAAGATCATGCTGGCCATCATCACCAAGATGACCCTCACCCAGGTGTCCACCTGGTTCGCCAACGCGCGCCGGCGCCTCAAGAAAGAGAACAAGATGACTTGGGCGCCCCGCAGCCGCACGGACGAGGAGGGCAACGCTTACGGGAGCGAGCGAGAGGAGGAAGACGAGGAGGAGGATGAAGAAGACAGCAAACGcgaactggagctggaggaggaggaacTCGGCGGGGAGGAGGAGGACACCGGGGGCGAGGGCCTGGCTGACGACGAGGAGGACGAGGAGATCGATTTGGAGAACTTAGACGGCGCGGCCGCGGGGCCCGAGCTGGCCCTGCCTGGCGCGGCGCACAGGGACGGCGACCTCGGCCTGGAACCCACCTCAGACTCCAAGAATAGCGACTCCGACGACAGTTCCGAGGGCTTGGAGGAGCGTCCACTGCCTGTCCTGAGTCTGGCCCCAGTGCCACCGCCGGTGGCCGCGACTCCGCCATCACCGCCCTCGCCCTCAGCAGGCCTGGACCCCTGCGCTCCCGCACCAGCGCCCGCCTCGGCCCTGCAAAAACCCAAGATCTGGTCCCTGGCCGAGACCGCCACAAGCCCGGACAACCCGCGCCGCTCGCCTCCGGGCGCGGGGGGTTCTCCCCCCGGGGCAGCCGTCGCGCCCCCAGCCCTGCAGCTCtctccggccgccgccgccgcggctcAGAGACTCGTCTCGGCGCCGCTGGGCAAGTTCTCCGCTTGGACCAACCGGCCGTTCCCAGGCCCGCCGCCCGGCCCACGCCCGCACCCGCACCCGCTCTCCCTGCTGGGCTCGGCCCCTCCACACCTGCTGGGACTTCCCGGAGCCGCGGGCcacccggccgccgccgccgccttcgCTCGGCCGGCGGAGCCCGAGGGCGGAACAG ATCGTTGTAGTGCCTTGGAAGTGGAGAAAAAGTTACTCAAGACAGCTTTCCAGCCCGTGCCCAGGCG GCCCCAGAACCACCTGGACGCCGCTCTGGTCTTATCGGCTCTCTCCTCAtcctag